Proteins from a single region of Nitrospiria bacterium:
- a CDS encoding aminodeoxychorismate/anthranilate synthase component II — protein sequence MLLMIDNYDSFTYNLVQYFGELGEEVRVFRNDRITLEEIEKQTPSGIVISPGPCTPNEAGISLALIRHFAGRLPILGVCLGHQAIGAAFGGEVIRAERLMHGKTSMIRHDAKTLFKNLPNPFEATRYHSLILRRETLPGCFEISADTEEGEIMGIRHRTYPMEGVQFHPESILTRFGKDLLKNFLAGVQRFGRAA from the coding sequence ATGCTTTTAATGATTGATAATTATGACTCTTTTACCTACAACCTGGTTCAATATTTTGGTGAGCTTGGGGAAGAGGTCCGCGTTTTCCGAAACGACCGGATTACTTTAGAAGAAATAGAAAAACAAACCCCCTCGGGAATTGTCATTTCACCGGGGCCGTGTACTCCCAATGAAGCAGGAATCTCCCTGGCTCTTATCCGGCATTTTGCCGGGCGGCTTCCTATCCTGGGGGTGTGTTTAGGCCACCAGGCGATTGGGGCTGCATTTGGTGGGGAGGTTATCCGGGCCGAGCGGTTAATGCACGGGAAGACCTCTATGATTCGCCATGACGCGAAAACCCTGTTTAAAAACCTGCCGAACCCTTTCGAAGCCACGCGGTATCACTCTCTCATTCTCCGGCGAGAGACCCTTCCCGGGTGTTTTGAAATCAGTGCGGATACGGAGGAAGGGGAGATCATGGGAATTCGCCACCGCACCTACCCCATGGAAGGAGTTCAATTTCATCCGGAATCCATTTTGACGCGGTTCGGAAAAGATCTACTTAAAAATTTTCTGGCTGGGGTCCAGCGTTTTGGGAGGGCGGCGTGA